GGGATTCAATGCCATCGCTCCTGCTGCTCACTCCCTTCTGTCGTTTGAAATCCGCCTTGCGCAACCCGCTCCTTCTCCAGGCGTCCCGGGGGCCGCCCCGACCCCCGGCTCAGGAAACGCCTTCTGCCGAAGACCCGGGAAGTCCCGCACATCGATCCGCCGGGGCCTGCAGGTCTTCGGGCGGTTTGAAGACGCTGCGCCGGTAATAAGCGAGTTCCCGAATCGATTCCTCTATATCCGACAAGGCGAGGTGGCGTTTCTCTTTGCGGAAGGGCGGGAGTTCCGGATACCAGCGCCGCACCAGTTCCTTGATCGAACTCACGTCGATGTTCCGGTAGTGGAAAAATTCGGCCAGGCGCGGCATATGGCGGATCAGGAAGCGCCGGTCCTGCCAGACGGAATTCCCGCAAAGGGGCGCCACGCCGGCCGCGCAGTGCCCTGTTAGAAAAGCCAGCGTCTCCGCCTCGGCTGCCTCGCAGGTCCACTCGGATCGGCGCACCTTTTCGAGCAGACCGGCGACGCCGTGCTGTTCGGCGCTCCAGATGTCGATCCGCGAGAGAACGTCTTCCGTTTGGTGGATCACCCGGTGCGGCCCAGCCTCCAAGGTGCGCAGATGACCATCCGTCACGACGGAGGCGATCTCCAGGATCACATGCCGTTCAGGGTCGAGCCCCGTCATCTCGAGATCGAGCCATACCAGCGGCGGCGTCATGCGCAATCCCCCCGGTTGATCTGCGGTCGACCGGCCTGCCGGCGATCAGCAGCAGGCGGGAGAAGAATGAGGATTTTTTCTTCTGGAATCGGAGACTGCCAAAAAAACCCTTTCGGAGTGGAAACACTATACCACACAGGACAAACCGGCCACCAGGGAAATCCCGGTGACCGATTCCGGGATGGTTTGCGCACGGGAGAAAATGTCTTATTGTATATACACAGATACTCATTCTTCAGGGAGGAAGCCACGCATGGAGCATTCCGTCAAAACAGTAGAACATCTTACCAAGGTAACCGCCGGGCTCCGAAAACTCCGCGGCGCCGCCCTTTCCGATGATGAAGCACAGGGCAGCTTGACGTTTGTCTTCGGCATCGCGCCCCAGGGCTTGACACCCTTCGAGTTCGAACTGGCAGGGAAGAAACTCGGTGAAACCTTCAGGGTCGAGCCCGGTGACGAGCAGTGGCCGGACTTCTTCGGCCATCTCTGGACGCTGCTGCCCGCCCATGCGACCATCGAGGAGGGGGGGTGTTTCGAAGTCGAGGTGTTGGACATTCAGGAAAGCGACCAGCGCGAGATCATCCGCGCAATGGCCGATACGGCCCGCTGCGAAGACCATTGCTGCGGGCACTGAGGCCTCGTCTCTGAAAGGCGGCGGGTCCCACCATCTATCTTTTGGTGCACGGACCCGCGCCCGGATGAAACTCCTATCGCGAGTCGGCATTTACCGGCATCTCGAGTGCCGGGCCCCGTACCGCTCGAGGCGGGGTCGAATCCGCCCTCACAGCCCGAAATCGCGGGGTGCTTCACAGAGTCGACTGCGCACATCGGGCAACTTTCCGGCCGGTGCCGCGGGCTTTTCAACCTTTCTCGAGGGCGCTTCCCGGCCGTTCAGTTGTAGATCGCGCCCATGAATACATAGTCGCCGTCGTCTTCGAGCGGCTCGTCCAGGTAGCGGATCTTGCCGCGGTA
The DNA window shown above is from Desulfatiglans anilini DSM 4660 and carries:
- the orn gene encoding oligoribonuclease, with amino-acid sequence MTPPLVWLDLEMTGLDPERHVILEIASVVTDGHLRTLEAGPHRVIHQTEDVLSRIDIWSAEQHGVAGLLEKVRRSEWTCEAAEAETLAFLTGHCAAGVAPLCGNSVWQDRRFLIRHMPRLAEFFHYRNIDVSSIKELVRRWYPELPPFRKEKRHLALSDIEESIRELAYYRRSVFKPPEDLQAPADRCAGLPGSSAEGVS